In Arthrobacter sp. B3I4, the following proteins share a genomic window:
- a CDS encoding glycosidase: MGANAAENTNLRLKAVLDVLAEGVWSGEKLNAGVVLGEAIARVPLNDHERELLSGGIPRGHKALTSATAKLVKAGWLVKGRSGWTITEDGQRATVAFADPAAFTAALDAGTPVPADTPLPAAPAGHHAPKAAPKAVQVAEKVADKAAKLVEEAVAPVAKAVRKRKSAEKAPDESAAAEAPAAEQPPAGAPAAEQPSAGAPAVEQPAEVAVAGDFNVLLGAPANWAPQYDESQMQLDEVDQLWKLAAELPAGSYSFKIALNRSWDENYGAFGVFDGANHEVHHRGGVLIIRYDHRTRDIVVD; this comes from the coding sequence ATGGGCGCGAACGCTGCGGAAAACACTAACCTTCGGCTTAAGGCTGTGCTGGATGTCCTGGCTGAGGGGGTGTGGTCGGGCGAGAAGCTGAACGCCGGCGTCGTGCTGGGCGAGGCGATCGCACGGGTGCCGCTCAACGACCACGAGCGCGAGCTGCTCAGCGGCGGCATCCCCCGTGGCCACAAGGCGCTCACCAGCGCCACGGCCAAGCTGGTCAAGGCCGGCTGGCTGGTCAAGGGCCGCTCCGGCTGGACCATCACCGAGGACGGCCAGCGGGCCACGGTCGCTTTCGCCGATCCCGCCGCTTTCACGGCAGCGCTCGACGCCGGTACTCCGGTTCCGGCCGACACCCCGCTGCCTGCCGCCCCGGCCGGGCACCACGCTCCCAAGGCGGCTCCGAAAGCCGTGCAGGTCGCCGAGAAGGTGGCCGACAAGGCGGCCAAGCTGGTCGAAGAAGCCGTTGCCCCGGTGGCCAAGGCTGTCCGGAAGCGGAAGTCTGCGGAGAAGGCGCCTGACGAGTCCGCTGCTGCCGAGGCTCCCGCCGCCGAGCAGCCGCCCGCCGGAGCGCCCGCCGCCGAGCAGCCGTCCGCCGGAGCGCCCGCCGTCGAGCAGCCGGCCGAGGTGGCCGTCGCCGGTGACTTCAACGTCCTGCTGGGCGCGCCCGCGAACTGGGCTCCGCAGTACGACGAATCCCAGATGCAGCTGGATGAGGTGGACCAGCTCTGGAAGCTCGCCGCGGAGCTGCCGGCAGGTTCCTACAGCTTCAAGATCGCGCTCAACCGTTCCTGGGATGAGAACTATGGCGCCTTCGGTGTGTTCGACGGAGCCAACCATGAGGTGCACCACCGCGGCGGGGTCCTGATCATCCGCTATGACCACCGGACCCGCGACATCGTCGTCGACTAA
- a CDS encoding DUF2177 family protein translates to MPGPIRKWLLSYAVTAVIFAGVDAVWILTVVNNQYRSQIGDLLADRFNLAGAVLFYLIFVAGIVHYGVRPNDAGATLQSRVTGAALYGFFTYATWALTAFAVLKGFPALVAVTDIVWGAVVCSGVTALTAVILRLRPRPPAD, encoded by the coding sequence ATGCCAGGTCCCATCAGGAAGTGGCTGCTGTCCTACGCCGTAACCGCCGTCATCTTCGCTGGAGTTGACGCCGTCTGGATTCTCACCGTAGTGAACAACCAGTACCGGAGCCAGATCGGCGACCTGCTCGCGGACCGGTTCAACCTGGCGGGCGCGGTCCTGTTCTACCTTATTTTCGTGGCGGGCATCGTGCACTACGGCGTGCGGCCCAACGACGCCGGGGCGACCCTGCAGAGCCGGGTGACGGGAGCGGCCCTGTACGGGTTCTTCACCTACGCGACCTGGGCCCTCACCGCGTTCGCCGTCCTCAAGGGCTTCCCGGCTTTGGTCGCCGTGACTGACATCGTCTGGGGCGCCGTCGTCTGCAGCGGGGTCACCGCCCTCACCGCCGTGATCCTTCGGCTGCGCCCCCGCCCGCCTGCCGACTAA